In a genomic window of Lasioglossum baleicum unplaced genomic scaffold, iyLasBale1 scaffold1435, whole genome shotgun sequence:
- the LOC143220679 gene encoding uncharacterized protein LOC143220679, with amino-acid sequence MANKTTSNPKLQEQLTKTALQSQLAKIKKEEEELWISGEELYTEGSSDEEECKIQLRSRRKINSIQSSRTSTSNHCVNQRSHLPLVETRPKSDCYSVGTFKDSINEKSVLKTVTQYDNTSFKTLNRSPSMELVTTDRLSTVESPVTSMTKDFSDFSTEEHQIENTEISWKPERELLYIKEEFFEDEWEDDINILNINAKDECIQKEILEMKNLDNLICAMNDKVKVNYVL; translated from the exons ATGGCGAACAAAACAACAAGCAACCCTAAATTGCAGGAACAATTAACAAAAACTGCATTACAATCGCAACTTGCCAAAATCAAAAAGGAG GAAGAAGAATTATGGATATCAGGAGAAGAATTATATACGGAGGGTAGCAGTGATGAAGAAGAATGTAAAATACAATTACGATCGCGTCGCAAAATCAATAGTATTCAATCATCACGCACTTCTACGTCTAACCACTGCGTAAATCAACGAAGTCATTTACCTTTAGTTGAAACCAGACCAAAGTCGGACTGTTATTCTGTCGGTACTTTCAAAGATAGCATTAATGAAAAATCTGTTCTTAAAACTGTAACACAATACGACAATACTTCATTCAAAACTTTGAATCGTTCACCATCAATGGAACTAGTAACAACTGATCGTCTTTCCACGGTAGAATCACCTGTAACTTCTATGACAAAAGATTTTTCTGATTTTTCAACTGAAGAACACCAAATTGAAAATACGGAAATCTCATGGAAGCCGGAAAGAG AATTGCTATATATCaaagaggaatttttcgaagatGAATGGGAAgatgatattaatattttaaatattaatgcgaAGGATGAATGCATACAGAAGGAAATTTTGGAAATGAAAAATCTTGATAATCTTATATGTGCAATGAATGATAAAGTAAAAGTAAACTACGTCTTATAA